From the genome of Schaalia odontolytica:
GAGCCCAGAAGGAGGCGGTCACGGTGTAGATGACGACGCCCATCTGGAAGAACGCGCCGGAGAAGATGAACATCAGCGGCATCACGTACATCATGGAGCGCTGCGACTGAGCCATCGGGTTGTCGCCCATGTCGGGCATGTTGCGCGAGAAGGACAGTCGCATGGAGACGAACTGCAGGACCACCATGAGGACGATCGCGGCAATGAAGACGGCGACGATCGCGGGCTGGCCCCAGGACTCGCGCAGGGTGTGGGAGAGCGGAACACCGAAGACGGTGGAGTTGACGATCTCGGTGGACACGGACTCGGTCAGCGGGCCGAGGTGGTCGGTGGCATCGCCGCGGTAGGTGTAGGTGCCGGCGGAGATGGAGGAAACCGCGATGATGGCTCGGTACATGCCGAACAGGACGGGCATCTGCACGAGCATGGGCAGGCAGGAGGCGAAGGGCGAGACCTTGTGCTTGCGCTGGAGGGCCTGGGTCTCTTCCATCATCTTCTGACGGCTGACCTGGTCCTTCTTGCCCTTGTACTTCTCCTGGATCTTACGCATCTCAGGCTGGATGGCCTGCATGGCTCGCGAGGAGCGGATCTGCTTGAGGAACAGCGGGATGATGGCGATACGCACCAGGATGGTGAGCAGCACGATGGACAGGACCCACGCCATGCCCGAGCCGGAGGACATTCCGAGCAGCACGAGGAGGTCGTGGATCCAGACCCACACGTAGGAGATCGCCCACGCGAAGGGGTGGAGGATTGCGTCGAACATAGTTTTCGCTTTCGCCGTGGCGCGGGAGCGCCGCTGTTTCGTTGTTCCTTAGAGTCCCGAGGCCGTGTCCGGCTCGGTCAGGTCGTGCTCCGGGTCGAGTCCCATGGGGTCGGGGCGGACCCAGTTGTCGTGCCCAGCCCAATCCTCGGGTGGGACCCATGGGTCGGGCTTCCAGCGTCCACGCTCTGGTACGTGGTCCACTCCCCCGTGGCTCCAGGGGTTGCATCTGAGCAACCG
Proteins encoded in this window:
- the yidC gene encoding membrane protein insertase YidC, coding for MFDAILHPFAWAISYVWVWIHDLLVLLGMSSGSGMAWVLSIVLLTILVRIAIIPLFLKQIRSSRAMQAIQPEMRKIQEKYKGKKDQVSRQKMMEETQALQRKHKVSPFASCLPMLVQMPVLFGMYRAIIAVSSISAGTYTYRGDATDHLGPLTESVSTEIVNSTVFGVPLSHTLRESWGQPAIVAVFIAAIVLMVVLQFVSMRLSFSRNMPDMGDNPMAQSQRSMMYVMPLMFIFSGAFFQMGVVIYTVTASFWALAQSLWTIKVMPTPGSPAYADLLSSRESAYQEWAKPFFQNYDRERAALGVAGSDPRIDELNERTLAELRSKAKKQRVASDFPASMSAGEIITVYRNLATQKWTTLPDEQWMHGLTLAVEKRLAKQEASAQRAELQKQVRDRRALERESAKASSKDAAEAGESTSGHGSLSAEEIERRRIERRKARRRGNKR
- the yidD gene encoding membrane protein insertion efficiency factor YidD, with the translated sequence MNMAGRALRALVSAPIVAYQRYISPALGPRCRYAPSCSTYALQAIRVHGPIKGLILAAWRLLRCNPWSHGGVDHVPERGRWKPDPWVPPEDWAGHDNWVRPDPMGLDPEHDLTEPDTASGL